In bacterium, a single genomic region encodes these proteins:
- the radA gene encoding DNA repair protein RadA yields MTDRTRIRYVCQSCGHTAAKWLGRCPACGEWNSISEEIEHSLAALARHAPAAEPVSVADVAVSMETRQPTGSVEFDRVLGGGAVAGSVVLVGGDPGIGKSTLLLQTAERAARAGGVVLYVSAEESVPQIKLRAERLGVASPLLYLLAEVNLEAILQAAGRLHPAMLIVDSIQTVHRGDVPSAPGSVAQVRECTAALVRLAKDQGVATFIVGHVTKEGALAGPRVLEHLVDTVLAFEGDRHHAYRILRATKNRFGSTNEIGVFEMAGGGLVEVVNPSAAFLSERPEAAPGSAVVCAIEGTRSLLVEVQALTIPTSFGMPRRTAAGVDYNRLLVLLAVLERRGGLQLSGQDVYASVAGGISVDEPAADLGIAAAVASSLRNRPVDPRTVVVGEVGLAGEVRAVPQVEKRLAEAARLGFGRAVVPRIESLKGPAGLELVRVGDLTEALRALL; encoded by the coding sequence CTGACGGACCGCACGCGCATCAGGTACGTCTGCCAGAGCTGCGGGCACACCGCGGCGAAGTGGCTGGGCCGCTGCCCGGCGTGCGGGGAATGGAACTCCATTTCGGAAGAGATAGAGCACTCCCTCGCCGCCCTCGCCCGCCACGCCCCGGCCGCGGAGCCCGTGTCCGTGGCAGACGTGGCCGTGTCGATGGAGACCCGCCAGCCGACCGGATCCGTGGAGTTCGATCGGGTTCTGGGCGGCGGTGCGGTGGCAGGTTCCGTTGTGCTCGTCGGCGGGGATCCCGGCATAGGCAAATCAACGCTCTTGCTGCAGACCGCCGAGCGGGCGGCGCGCGCCGGCGGAGTGGTCCTCTACGTCAGTGCCGAGGAGTCGGTGCCCCAGATCAAGCTCCGCGCGGAGCGCCTGGGTGTCGCTTCCCCGCTCCTCTACCTGCTCGCCGAGGTTAACCTGGAGGCGATCCTCCAGGCGGCCGGCCGGCTCCATCCGGCGATGCTCATCGTGGATTCCATCCAGACCGTCCACCGCGGCGACGTGCCCTCCGCGCCCGGAAGCGTGGCGCAGGTCCGAGAGTGCACGGCCGCGCTCGTCAGGCTGGCCAAGGATCAGGGAGTTGCCACGTTCATCGTGGGCCACGTCACCAAGGAAGGCGCGCTCGCCGGGCCGCGGGTCCTGGAACACCTGGTTGACACGGTGCTCGCCTTTGAGGGCGACCGGCACCACGCCTACCGCATCCTCCGCGCCACCAAAAACCGGTTTGGCTCCACCAACGAGATCGGCGTTTTTGAGATGGCAGGAGGAGGACTTGTCGAGGTTGTGAATCCGTCGGCCGCGTTCCTCTCCGAGCGCCCGGAGGCGGCGCCAGGTTCGGCGGTGGTGTGCGCGATTGAGGGAACCCGGTCCCTGCTGGTGGAGGTACAGGCCCTCACAATCCCCACCTCATTCGGCATGCCCAGGCGAACCGCGGCAGGAGTGGACTACAACCGGCTTCTGGTGCTCCTCGCGGTGCTCGAGCGTCGCGGCGGCCTGCAGCTCTCCGGCCAGGACGTGTACGCGAGCGTTGCGGGTGGCATCTCAGTGGACGAGCCGGCCGCGGACCTCGGCATCGCCGCGGCGGTGGCCAGCAGCCTGCGCAACCGTCCGGTGGATCCCAGGACGGTGGTTGTGGGCGAGGTGGGTCTTGCGGGAGAGGTGCGCGCCGTCCCACAGGTGGAGAAGCGGCTCGCAGAAGCCGCCCGGCTGGGGTTTGGCCGGGCCGTGGTGCCGCGGATCGAGTCCCTTAAGGGGCCGGCCGGCCTGGAACTAGTACGGGTGGGCGACCTGACCGAGGCGCTGCGGGCGCTGCTCTAG
- a CDS encoding DUF1573 domain-containing protein, translated as MAEISEGTFQSAVAEYLIRHRSILDVQSKLSEAVARVNRAVAKSVTNCGCIRIQAGRQCFPSDLSMAELRNAMQTHLNGAVCERCREVLETEIGMSLFYLAATCNLLNLDFGEILLKEHGRAVSLGVFRLT; from the coding sequence ATGGCGGAGATCAGCGAAGGCACTTTCCAGAGCGCCGTCGCCGAGTACCTGATCCGACACCGCAGCATCCTGGATGTGCAGAGCAAGCTCTCCGAAGCGGTCGCCCGCGTCAACCGCGCCGTTGCCAAGTCGGTCACCAACTGCGGCTGTATCAGGATCCAGGCCGGCCGGCAGTGTTTTCCATCGGACCTGAGCATGGCGGAACTACGCAATGCCATGCAGACTCACCTGAACGGAGCCGTGTGCGAGCGGTGCCGGGAAGTCCTTGAGACTGAGATCGGAATGTCGCTGTTCTACCTAGCCGCGACCTGCAACCTGCTCAACCTGGATTTCGGCGAGATCCTCCTGAAGGAGCACGGCCGGGCCGTCTCGCTGGGGGTCTTCCGCCTAACCTGA
- a CDS encoding HNH endonuclease signature motif containing protein, whose protein sequence is MDSTQDLLRLAARLSDAELTAQVKLLAGTEREATVALIGHLAELDRRRLYLAAGYSSLFTYCTRVLHLSEHAAYRRIEAARLARRLPVILERLAAGEVTLTTLGLLAPHLAPGNHIDLLDRARDKSRREVEALIASLRPQAPVPDQIRKLPPPRQPEASPPPPSPPSRPLTVAPLAPERYRIQLTVDADTIQKLRGVQALLRHQIPDGDLAKILDRALTALLRDLSRQKFAATDRPRPSQGSAADPRHDPRHDPRRGSRHIPAEVRRAVWARDGGRCGYVGEGGRCDERGFLEFHHVVPHASGGAATIDNIQLRCRAHNAYEAEQHGAMPVAASHP, encoded by the coding sequence ATGGACTCAACCCAGGACCTGCTGCGCCTGGCGGCCCGGCTCTCCGACGCCGAGCTGACCGCGCAGGTGAAGCTGCTCGCCGGCACCGAGCGAGAGGCGACGGTCGCGCTCATCGGGCACCTGGCCGAGCTCGATCGGCGGCGCCTCTACCTGGCCGCGGGCTACTCCTCGCTCTTCACCTACTGCACCCGCGTCCTTCATCTCTCGGAGCACGCCGCGTACCGGCGCATCGAGGCCGCCCGCCTGGCACGGCGGCTGCCGGTCATCCTCGAGCGGCTCGCCGCCGGCGAGGTCACGCTGACGACACTCGGCCTGCTGGCCCCGCACCTGGCGCCCGGAAACCACATCGATCTCCTCGACCGGGCCCGAGATAAGAGCCGCCGCGAGGTCGAGGCCCTCATCGCCTCGCTGCGCCCCCAAGCCCCTGTCCCTGACCAGATACGCAAGCTCCCGCCGCCACGCCAGCCAGAGGCATCGCCGCCACCTCCGTCGCCGCCATCTCGCCCCCTAACCGTCGCGCCGCTCGCGCCCGAACGCTACCGGATCCAGCTCACGGTTGACGCCGACACCATCCAGAAGCTGAGGGGGGTGCAGGCGCTCCTGCGCCACCAGATCCCAGATGGCGACCTGGCCAAGATTCTCGACCGCGCCCTGACCGCGCTGCTGCGCGATCTCAGTAGACAGAAGTTCGCGGCGACCGACCGGCCGCGCCCAAGCCAGGGCAGCGCGGCCGACCCGCGCCACGATCCGCGCCACGATCCACGCCGCGGCTCGCGCCACATCCCGGCCGAGGTCAGACGGGCGGTCTGGGCGCGCGACGGAGGGCGCTGTGGCTATGTCGGCGAGGGCGGCCGCTGCGACGAGCGCGGCTTCCTTGAGTTCCACCACGTGGTGCCGCACGCCTCAGGCGGCGCGGCCACTATAGACAACATCCAGCTACGCTGCCGCGCCCACAACGCCTACGAGGCAGAGCAGCACGGCGCCATGCCCGTTGCTGCATCCCACCCTTGA
- a CDS encoding type II toxin-antitoxin system Phd/YefM family antitoxin, with translation MLVPTRFSEARSRFSQLFDEAVEQLRPVLIRRGARQEAVVVRREDLDALLQAFTLRPQVLREGDGSVTITVDELDWAVNAASVEEAVSALVADLRQYAEDYLERAPLFLRAPNRRSHFPYVLRIALARDEEEIRHGLLGL, from the coding sequence GTGCTGGTCCCCACGAGGTTCTCAGAAGCCCGGAGCCGTTTCAGCCAGTTGTTCGATGAGGCGGTGGAGCAGCTGCGGCCGGTCTTGATCCGCCGAGGGGCCCGACAGGAAGCGGTAGTCGTGCGCCGCGAGGATCTGGACGCGCTTCTACAGGCATTCACCCTGCGGCCTCAGGTCCTGCGCGAGGGCGATGGATCGGTGACGATAACGGTGGACGAATTGGACTGGGCCGTCAACGCCGCATCCGTCGAGGAGGCGGTGAGCGCTCTCGTCGCCGACCTGCGCCAGTACGCGGAGGACTATCTTGAGCGGGCGCCGCTGTTCCTGCGCGCGCCCAACCGGCGCTCTCACTTTCCCTATGTGCTCAGGATCGCGCTCGCCCGCGACGAGGAGGAGATCCGCCACGGGCTCCTGGGCCTGTAG
- a CDS encoding TRAM domain-containing protein, producing MRDMRNPFVRVAGVLVGGLAGYQAVILAYAWVSAAPSMGFLEEAAGVVLGGLVGFLLGPPVARVFVSAMEWVLGGLSDLSLHDLLLAALGLTSGLVLAFFVGYLLEGLPLVGPYVRLVAGVVLGYLGLHVALRRRDEISGALLPRGHLQTRGRPAPQVTPKLLDTSVIIDGRIAEICVSGFLEGPIVVPRSVLAELQRIADSPDALRRNRGRRGLDILNRLRRELVTVQILDEEAPPGQDVDARLVTLAKLHRAAIVTTDFNLSKVAELEGVRVLNVNQMAQALRPTVLPGEEILVHVVRDGKEAGQGVAYMEDGTMVVVDGGRRYIGETFGVIVTSALQTSAGRMVFARPKLGDPAGRSDPERG from the coding sequence ATGCGCGATATGCGCAATCCGTTCGTGCGCGTCGCCGGAGTTCTCGTCGGCGGCCTTGCCGGCTACCAGGCGGTGATCCTCGCCTATGCGTGGGTTTCGGCCGCCCCGAGCATGGGATTCCTGGAAGAGGCGGCCGGTGTGGTTCTCGGCGGGCTGGTCGGCTTCTTGCTCGGACCTCCTGTGGCCAGGGTGTTCGTCAGCGCGATGGAATGGGTCCTGGGCGGTCTATCAGACCTCTCCCTCCACGACCTGCTCCTGGCGGCGCTCGGCCTGACCTCAGGCTTGGTCCTGGCGTTCTTCGTCGGGTACCTGCTGGAAGGGCTGCCGCTTGTTGGACCCTATGTTCGGCTGGTGGCGGGTGTCGTCCTAGGGTATCTCGGTCTGCATGTTGCCCTCCGACGGCGGGACGAGATCTCCGGCGCGCTCTTGCCGCGGGGCCACCTACAGACCCGGGGCCGCCCAGCCCCGCAGGTGACCCCCAAACTCCTCGACACCAGCGTCATCATAGACGGCCGCATCGCGGAGATATGCGTGAGCGGGTTCCTGGAGGGCCCGATAGTCGTGCCCCGATCGGTGCTCGCCGAGCTGCAGCGCATCGCGGACTCGCCGGACGCGCTCCGGCGCAACCGGGGCAGGAGAGGTCTGGACATCCTCAACCGACTCCGGCGCGAGCTGGTAACGGTGCAGATCTTGGACGAGGAGGCCCCGCCGGGGCAAGATGTGGATGCGCGGCTGGTGACCCTGGCCAAACTACACCGTGCCGCGATCGTGACCACCGATTTCAACCTGAGCAAGGTTGCCGAACTGGAGGGCGTGCGCGTCCTCAATGTGAACCAGATGGCCCAGGCGCTGCGGCCGACGGTACTGCCGGGCGAGGAGATCTTGGTCCACGTCGTCCGCGACGGAAAGGAGGCCGGCCAGGGCGTGGCCTACATGGAGGACGGGACGATGGTCGTTGTTGATGGCGGCCGGCGCTACATCGGCGAGACCTTCGGCGTTATCGTGACCAGCGCGCTTCAGACCTCTGCCGGACGGATGGTATTCGCGCGTCCCAAGCTGGGCGACCCCGCCGGGCGGTCTGACCCGGAGCGAGGGTGA
- the ispD gene encoding 2-C-methyl-D-erythritol 4-phosphate cytidylyltransferase yields MSTGLTGAVIVAAGSGTRLPGPVPKPLLRLGSTTILERTLRVFEQCPAVDRIVVVVGADHVASLSDRLAGKVVAVVPGAPDRRGSVAAGLDALPQAKWLVVHDGVRPFVTPALIERVLEAAMRWGAATAGIPVVDTLKEVGQNLVLRTLDRAGLCAVQTPQAFAAALLREAHLRVPRTVPATDDAGLVEELGEPVAVVTGDPANFKITTEADLELARLSVGDRGEPGLRVGTGCDLHRLVPDRALVLGGVRIPHARGLAGHSDADVLTHAVMDALLGAAGERDIGHHFPPGDPALRDADSIALAASVSGTLRAAGWTIVNVDAVVLAEAPTLAPHIEAMRERLAGALGIGADQIGIKATTAEGMGPVGRGEGMEAHAVALLRKVE; encoded by the coding sequence GTGAGCACCGGCCTGACGGGTGCGGTGATCGTAGCCGCCGGAAGCGGTACCCGACTTCCAGGCCCCGTGCCCAAACCGCTGCTGCGGCTGGGATCCACCACAATCCTAGAGCGGACGCTTCGGGTCTTCGAGCAGTGCCCCGCGGTTGACCGGATCGTTGTCGTGGTGGGCGCCGACCATGTGGCTTCGCTGTCCGACCGATTGGCAGGCAAGGTGGTGGCGGTTGTCCCCGGCGCCCCCGACCGTCGGGGATCCGTGGCCGCCGGGCTTGACGCGCTGCCCCAGGCGAAGTGGCTGGTGGTCCACGACGGGGTCCGTCCCTTCGTTACCCCGGCCTTGATCGAGCGTGTGCTGGAAGCCGCCATGCGATGGGGCGCCGCGACCGCCGGGATTCCCGTTGTTGACACCCTGAAGGAAGTGGGCCAGAATCTGGTCCTCCGGACGCTGGACCGCGCCGGGCTCTGCGCCGTGCAGACGCCGCAGGCGTTTGCCGCGGCGCTGTTGCGCGAGGCGCACCTCCGGGTGCCCCGCACGGTTCCGGCCACCGACGACGCAGGGCTCGTCGAAGAGCTGGGGGAGCCGGTAGCCGTGGTCACGGGTGATCCTGCCAACTTCAAGATCACCACCGAGGCCGACCTTGAGCTGGCGCGCCTAAGCGTCGGCGATAGGGGTGAGCCGGGACTGCGCGTGGGCACCGGATGTGATCTCCACCGGCTGGTACCCGACCGGGCGCTGGTGCTGGGCGGTGTCCGCATCCCCCATGCACGTGGGCTTGCCGGGCATTCCGACGCGGACGTCCTCACCCACGCCGTTATGGACGCGCTGCTGGGAGCTGCCGGCGAACGCGACATCGGTCACCATTTCCCACCGGGGGATCCCGCGCTTCGCGACGCGGACAGCATCGCTCTGGCCGCGTCGGTTTCGGGCACGCTCCGCGCGGCGGGGTGGACCATTGTAAATGTGGACGCCGTAGTGTTGGCCGAGGCGCCCACTCTGGCGCCGCACATTGAGGCGATGCGGGAGAGATTGGCCGGAGCGCTGGGAATTGGGGCGGATCAAATAGGGATCAAGGCCACCACTGCTGAAGGCATGGGACCTGTGGGCCGCGGCGAGGGGATGGAGGCCCACGCCGTGGCACTGCTGCGGAAGGTGGAATAG
- the cysS gene encoding cysteine--tRNA ligase, which translates to MGLEIDNSLTRQRESFHTLVPGAVSMYVCGPNLYGPAHVGHALSYIFFDVVRRYLEHKGFEVRHVQNFTDIEDRIVARAQEEGRSIFAIAQEYIERFLQEMDALHVQRAHHYPRATEVIPKMIEIIEGLIAGGHAYMVDGDVYFRVTSFPRYGLLSGRSLEQMQAGARVEVDERKEHPMDFALWKSSRPGEPSWESPWGPGRPGWHIECSAMSMQFLGEQIDLHGGGDDVRFPHHENEIAQSEAYTGRAPFVRFWVHNALMKPPVGDEMHRHLGNFVAIRDALARYEPDVIRLFVLSAHYRTPSRWTDEAVDAAGRGLDRLRAALANADTVLGGDPVPSPDGPLARRASESRTAFERAMDDDFGTPQAIAVLFDLATEINRAAGAAMGRNFEPSGGMAQAASALRALAGVLGLRVVSDAIPPGAAAAVLQILDEMRAAEPALFPGLGGPVGTEGAMLLLLSGRGRAREARRFDLADLIRARLGDAGIVVEDLPGGSRWRLVSRRDARA; encoded by the coding sequence ATGGGCCTGGAGATAGACAACTCACTGACCCGACAAAGGGAGTCGTTCCACACGCTGGTCCCGGGCGCTGTCAGCATGTACGTCTGCGGGCCGAACCTGTACGGCCCGGCACACGTGGGCCACGCGCTCTCGTACATCTTCTTCGATGTCGTGAGGCGCTACCTCGAGCACAAGGGATTCGAGGTCCGCCACGTTCAGAACTTCACCGACATCGAAGATCGCATCGTAGCGCGCGCGCAAGAAGAAGGCCGGAGCATCTTCGCGATCGCCCAGGAGTACATCGAGCGGTTCCTCCAAGAAATGGACGCCCTCCACGTGCAGCGTGCCCATCACTACCCGCGGGCGACCGAGGTCATTCCCAAGATGATCGAGATCATCGAGGGGCTGATCGCCGGCGGGCACGCCTACATGGTGGACGGAGACGTGTACTTCCGCGTCACTTCCTTTCCCAGGTACGGTCTGCTGTCCGGCCGATCGCTGGAGCAGATGCAGGCCGGCGCCCGCGTCGAGGTGGACGAGCGCAAGGAGCACCCGATGGACTTCGCGCTCTGGAAGTCGTCCAGGCCCGGAGAACCGTCGTGGGAGAGCCCCTGGGGTCCGGGACGGCCCGGCTGGCACATCGAGTGCTCGGCCATGTCCATGCAGTTCCTGGGGGAGCAGATTGACCTTCACGGCGGCGGGGACGATGTGCGGTTCCCGCATCACGAGAACGAGATAGCGCAGTCCGAAGCCTACACGGGCCGGGCGCCCTTCGTGCGCTTCTGGGTGCACAATGCCTTGATGAAGCCCCCGGTTGGCGACGAGATGCACCGGCACCTGGGTAACTTCGTGGCGATTCGCGACGCTCTGGCGCGGTATGAGCCGGACGTAATTCGTCTGTTCGTCCTCTCGGCGCACTACCGGACCCCGTCGCGCTGGACCGACGAAGCAGTGGATGCCGCCGGAAGAGGTCTGGACCGGCTGCGGGCTGCTCTGGCCAACGCCGACACGGTGCTGGGAGGGGACCCGGTACCGTCACCGGATGGCCCCCTAGCCAGGCGGGCCTCGGAGAGCCGGACTGCATTCGAGCGGGCGATGGACGATGACTTCGGCACTCCCCAAGCGATCGCGGTCCTGTTCGACCTGGCGACCGAGATCAACCGCGCGGCCGGCGCCGCCATGGGCAGGAACTTCGAACCCTCCGGCGGGATGGCCCAGGCCGCATCGGCCCTCCGTGCCCTCGCAGGTGTATTGGGACTGCGCGTGGTCTCGGATGCGATTCCCCCTGGGGCCGCGGCGGCCGTCCTCCAGATCCTGGACGAGATGCGGGCGGCGGAGCCCGCGTTGTTCCCGGGACTAGGAGGCCCGGTAGGCACCGAGGGGGCGATGTTGTTGTTGCTCTCAGGCCGCGGCCGTGCCCGCGAGGCAAGGCGGTTCGATCTGGCCGACCTTATACGGGCCCGCCTGGGCGATGCAGGCATAGTCGTCGAAGACCTGCCCGGAGGTAGCCGTTGGCGCCTGGTATCGCGCCGCGACGCGCGGGCCTGA
- the rlmB gene encoding 23S rRNA (guanosine(2251)-2'-O)-methyltransferase RlmB produces the protein MAPGIAPRRAGLRSAEAQIEGRHPVLEALRAGRPLRKLLVARGSAADRVMRHLVGEARARGVSVQEVDPAVLAQQAQTRSPQGVIAYAAAHKTVEIPDILGCARGKSEAPFLLLLDGVQDPGNLGAIIRSADAAGVHGVVIPRHRAVGLTPTVAASSAGAVEHVPVAVVPNLGSAIEYLKREGIWVTGADPSARDPVYAVELTPPLALVLGGEGRGLSRLVRERCDRLIRIPMHGATSSLNVSVAAGVLLFEVRRQMAARAREAI, from the coding sequence TTGGCGCCTGGTATCGCGCCGCGACGCGCGGGCCTGAGATCGGCCGAGGCGCAGATCGAGGGCAGGCACCCCGTCCTGGAGGCGCTGCGCGCCGGCAGGCCGCTTCGGAAGCTGCTGGTGGCCAGGGGCAGCGCCGCCGATAGGGTGATGCGCCACCTGGTTGGGGAGGCCCGGGCCCGGGGCGTATCTGTTCAGGAAGTGGACCCGGCGGTCCTGGCCCAGCAGGCACAGACGCGGTCACCCCAGGGCGTCATCGCCTACGCGGCCGCCCACAAGACGGTCGAAATCCCAGATATCCTGGGATGTGCCCGTGGAAAATCCGAGGCCCCATTCCTTCTGTTGCTTGACGGCGTGCAGGATCCCGGCAATCTGGGCGCCATCATCCGATCTGCCGACGCTGCCGGTGTTCACGGTGTTGTGATTCCGCGGCACCGGGCGGTTGGGTTGACACCCACGGTGGCAGCTTCCTCGGCAGGAGCGGTCGAGCACGTACCCGTGGCCGTGGTGCCCAACCTTGGGTCGGCGATCGAGTACCTCAAGCGCGAGGGCATCTGGGTGACCGGGGCCGATCCCTCAGCCCGCGATCCCGTCTATGCCGTTGAGCTGACCCCACCGCTGGCGCTCGTGCTGGGCGGCGAGGGCCGTGGTCTATCGCGGTTGGTGCGCGAACGTTGCGACCGGTTGATACGCATCCCGATGCACGGCGCCACCTCTTCGCTCAACGTGTCGGTGGCCGCCGGCGTTCTCCTGTTTGAGGTCCGGCGCCAGATGGCCGCGCGCGCGAGGGAGGCCATCTGA
- a CDS encoding VanW family protein, whose amino-acid sequence MVAAGTAAWAALTNLYYSGRPLPGVTVAGHPVGGMNPDDLAARVQTLAEPVLTRHVRVRAATAEATLAAGTLGLRPAVDRTVAAVLAAGRTGTLPQRWLRHLALLRRPEDVPITYRVDLDAVRASAAGVAAPLLVEPRDAVVAVSGRRLVVLHPSQDGVVLEESASIARVATALEQRLSEVDLVVTLRRPAFTTEMADLMAEPLAQFTTRFSNNPDRVHNIQLASAALGGLLLPPEAVLSFNQVVGPRDPARGYRKAPVLIRNELVPGDGGGVCQVSSTFYNAALLAGMEIQSRTNHSRPVPYLAPGRDAAVEFGSIDLRVRNSSGNHMFVWTEATGRRITVTLFGARQPGRSVEIAVTDHTPIPPPTHTVTRLDPTLPAGQTKIEEATSGLRARTLRIVRQDGAVLQQEVVSHSYYQPTPRTVKIGTGTGGANQRASAP is encoded by the coding sequence GTGGTGGCCGCCGGCACGGCCGCCTGGGCCGCGCTGACCAACCTATACTACTCCGGCCGGCCACTGCCCGGTGTGACCGTTGCAGGCCATCCGGTGGGTGGCATGAACCCGGACGACCTCGCCGCGCGCGTGCAGACCCTGGCCGAGCCGGTTCTGACGCGGCATGTCAGGGTGCGCGCCGCAACAGCCGAGGCCACGCTTGCGGCAGGAACGCTGGGACTGCGGCCTGCCGTGGACCGGACGGTGGCTGCCGTCCTGGCTGCCGGACGCACCGGCACGCTGCCGCAAAGATGGCTCCGGCATCTGGCGCTACTGCGCCGTCCGGAGGATGTGCCCATAACCTACCGCGTCGATCTCGACGCCGTCAGGGCCTCCGCAGCCGGCGTGGCCGCACCCCTGCTTGTCGAACCGCGGGACGCCGTTGTGGCGGTATCCGGGAGGCGTCTGGTTGTGCTGCACCCAAGCCAAGACGGCGTGGTCCTGGAAGAGTCGGCCTCGATCGCCCGTGTGGCTACCGCGCTGGAGCAACGGCTGTCTGAGGTGGATCTGGTTGTGACCCTGCGGCGGCCGGCGTTTACCACCGAGATGGCCGACCTGATGGCAGAGCCGCTGGCGCAGTTCACGACGCGCTTCTCCAACAATCCCGACAGGGTTCACAACATTCAGCTCGCCTCCGCTGCGCTGGGCGGTCTGCTGCTGCCGCCGGAGGCCGTGCTCTCCTTCAACCAGGTCGTGGGCCCTCGTGACCCGGCCCGCGGCTACAGGAAGGCCCCGGTGCTGATCAGGAACGAGTTGGTGCCGGGCGACGGGGGCGGGGTCTGCCAGGTCTCCTCAACGTTCTACAACGCGGCGCTACTGGCCGGGATGGAGATCCAGAGCCGGACCAATCATTCCAGGCCGGTTCCCTACCTGGCTCCGGGCCGCGATGCCGCGGTTGAGTTCGGTTCGATTGACCTGCGCGTGCGCAACTCGAGCGGGAATCACATGTTTGTCTGGACCGAGGCCACGGGCCGCCGCATTACGGTTACGCTGTTTGGAGCGCGGCAGCCGGGGCGGTCGGTAGAGATCGCGGTTACCGACCACACGCCCATTCCGCCACCGACGCACACGGTCACCAGGCTCGATCCAACACTCCCCGCCGGGCAGACTAAGATCGAAGAGGCCACCTCCGGGCTTCGCGCGCGTACGCTCCGCATCGTGAGGCAGGACGGCGCGGTCCTCCAGCAGGAGGTCGTGTCACACAGCTACTATCAACCGACGCCGCGCACGGTTAAGATCGGCACGGGCACGGGCGGCGCGAACCAGCGGGCTTCCGCTCCTTGA
- the sigH gene encoding RNA polymerase sporulation sigma factor SigH codes for MVALVRREGLGYSDLVDEELVDHAKSGDDRAAEFLIGKYRNFVRVKAKAYFLIGADREDIIQEGMIGLYKAIRDFRRDKLSSFRAFAELCITRQIITAIKTATRQKHIPLNSYISLNKPIYDEDSDRTLLDVISSIKVSDPEELVINQEASATMRERIRKNLSELECRVLTAYLEGKSYQEMANELTRHVKSIDNALQRVKRKLERNLEDDA; via the coding sequence CTGGTGGCGCTGGTACGCAGGGAAGGCCTCGGTTACAGCGATCTGGTAGACGAAGAGCTGGTTGACCACGCCAAATCCGGGGACGATCGCGCCGCGGAGTTCCTGATCGGGAAGTACCGCAACTTCGTTCGCGTCAAGGCCAAGGCGTACTTCCTGATCGGCGCCGACCGCGAGGACATCATCCAGGAAGGGATGATCGGCCTTTACAAGGCGATCCGCGACTTTCGGCGCGACAAGCTTTCCTCGTTTCGGGCGTTCGCCGAGCTGTGCATTACCCGTCAGATCATCACGGCGATCAAGACCGCGACGCGGCAGAAGCACATCCCGCTCAACTCGTACATCTCGCTGAACAAGCCGATCTACGATGAGGATTCCGACCGCACCCTGCTGGACGTGATCAGCAGCATCAAGGTTAGTGATCCCGAGGAACTGGTCATCAACCAGGAAGCCTCGGCGACCATGCGCGAGCGCATCCGCAAGAACCTCAGCGAACTGGAGTGTCGCGTGCTGACCGCCTACCTGGAGGGCAAGTCCTACCAGGAGATGGCCAACGAGCTCACACGGCACGTCAAGTCCATTGACAACGCCCTGCAGCGCGTCAAGCGCAAGCTCGAACGCAACCTCGAAGACGACGCCTGA